Proteins from a genomic interval of Rosa chinensis cultivar Old Blush chromosome 2, RchiOBHm-V2, whole genome shotgun sequence:
- the LOC112184349 gene encoding palmitoyl-monogalactosyldiacylglycerol delta-7 desaturase, chloroplastic-like, whose protein sequence is MGGFPFIVWGMGVRIIWVYHITWLVNSACHVWGEKAWKTGDLSRNNWWVALLAFGEGWQNNHHAFEYSARHGLDWWQLDMTWYVLRSLQAIGLATDVKVPTEVQKQRMAL, encoded by the exons ATGGGAGGGTTCCCTTTCATTGTCTGGGGAATG GGTGTGAGGATTATTTGGGTGTACCACATTACTTGGCTGGTAAATTCAGCTTGCCATGTTTGGGGAGAGAAAGCATGGAAAACTGGTGATTTGTCTAGGAACAATTG GTGGGTGGCATTACTAGCATTTGGAGAGGGATGGCAAAATAATCACCACGCTTTTGAGTACTCAGCTAGACATGGTCTGGATTGGTGGCAGCTTGACATGACTTGGTATGTTCTGAGATCGCTCCAAGCTATTGGATTGGCCACCGATGTGAAGGTACCAACAGAGGTACAGAAACAAAGGATGGCTTTGTGA